The nucleotide window GGAGATTAACAGTTTGACGAATAGCACGTATGGAATTATATGGAACCCGCTAACATTTGCGGATGTAGAGAAACACTGGGCGAAAGATGCGGTAAACGAGATGGGTTCCCGGATGGTCATCCAGGGCGTTAACGATACGACCTTCAACCCGAACAAAGCGATTACACGAGCTGAATTCGCAGCTATCATCGTCCGTGGATTGGGTCTCAAGCTGGGGGAAGGTACACAACCATTCCGGGATGTCACTACGAATGATTGGTATTCCAGCGCGGTTCAGACTGCGGCTTCCTACGAACTGATTAATGGGTTTGAGGATGGTACGTTCCGTCCGAATGACACGATTACACGGGAACAGGCAATGACGTTAATCGCGAGAGCGATGAAGTTGACAGGTCTTGCAGACCAATACGCTACTCTGGATGCTAACGAGATTCTCTCTACATTTAAGGATAGCGCTAATGCCGGCAACTGGGCGAAGGATAACATCGCACTAACAGCCAAGGCAGGCCTCATCAGTGGACGTAGTGATGGTAATCTTGCGGCAAAAGCCAATGTTACACGTGCAGAAGTAGCGACTCTGATTCATCGTCTACTGAGCAAATCCGATTTAATCTAAAGATTATGAGCTAGCTCGAAGGGGCTGTCCCATAAGTCATAAAATGGCTAGAGACAGCTCTGTTTTCAAAATTGTAAAACAAAAAGAAACCGTTCCTTGGTAAAATGGAAGTGCGACCCACCATTTGAAAGGAGACGGTTTCTTTGTACATTCAATATACCATGGATCAACTTTTCTTGCCAATGGATTTGGAGACAGATATCCCCAAAAATCACCTCGTTCGTGTTGTGAATAACGCAATCAATCGCCTCAGCGATTCCATTTTTAACTCGGCGTATCCTGGCGGGGGTCGCCATAGCTATCATCCCAAAATGCTCACCAAAATCATCATCTACGCCTACACCCAGCGCATCTATTCTTCCCGGCAAATTGCCAAGGCGGTTCGCGAAAATATCATGTTCATGTGGATAGCCGGGCGGCAACAACCGGATTTCCGGACCATTAATCGCTTTCGTTCCGAGCGGATGAAAGAGGTCTTGGAAACTGTGTTTACCCATGTGCTGGAGCTGTTGGTTCAGGAGCAATACGTGTCCTTGGATCACTATTTTTTGGACGGAACCAAGCTTGAAGCGAATGCGAATCGCTACACCTTTGTGTGGAAAAAAGCCGTCGTCAAGCACCAGGCCAAGCTGCAAGAAAAAGTACATACCTTGTTTCAAGCCATCGAAGAAGCGGAAAACGAAGAAGATACCCTCCACACCGGAACCGACCTGCCTGAACTTGGCGAAGTCTCGGCTCTCACTGCGGAAAAACTGGAACAAGCCGTCAAGCAATTGGAGGAAAAGCTAAGCGAAAAACCGAAGAGCAAAACATTAAAAAAAGCGGTGCGACAGTTGTGCAAAGACTTCCTGCCCCGGTTGCAAAAGTATGAGCATCAGATCCAAACTGCTGGTGAGCGGGGCAGTTACAGCAAAACCGATCCAGATGCGACGTTCATGCGAATGAAAGAAGACCACATGCGAAATGGTCAACTAAAGCCTGGATACAATGTACAAATCGGAACGGAAAACCAGTTTGTATTGGGCTACAGTGTACACCAGCGGCCCACGGACACCAAATGTCTGAAACCGCACCTGGATCATCTGGAAGAGCAGCTTGGTAAAAGAGTGAAAACCGTCATTGCCGATGCCGGGTATGGAAGCGAAGAAAATTACAGCTATTTGGAAGAAAAAAACATCCACGGCATCGTCAAATACGGAACATACCATAAAGAGAAAACGAGGGCATGGAAGCAAGCGCTGGGCAAAGTGGACCACTGGAGCTACAACGAAACCGAAGATACATGGACCTGTGCGGCAGGGCAAACGTTACCATTCCGGTATGAAAGTCAGGCGGTCACGGAGAGTGGCTACGCGATTCGAACCCGCCATTATCGAAGTGCAGACTGTAGCGAATGTCCCCTGAAAACCAAATGCACAACAGCGAAAGGCAATCGGGAGATTACCGTCAGTCTTACCTATATGCGTCAAAAAAACGAGATGCGGGAACGGTTACGTAGTGAGGAAGGATATACCCTTTCAGTTCGGCGCATGACGGAGCCTGAGAGTGTGTTTGGACAAATTAAAAATAACCGGGGATTCCGAAGATTCCTGCTTCGCGGCTTGCAAAAAGTGAGCCTGGAGGTTGGGTGGCTTTGCCTTGCCCACAATCTACTCAAAAAAGCCACATTGACAGAAAAACGCAAAAAGGACAAAGCAGAATAAACCTCTGCTTTGTCCTTTTTTGAACGTATGCGTGGTATTTCTTTTTGCCTATACTTTTTTCAAGGGCTTTTGAGACAGCCCCTTATTTATTTTGACAACTTATGTGATATGTAAATTCATATAAATTCAGGTACTCTAGCTGTGATACAACCAGCAGCAATACACACACAAAAGAAGAAGACTGACGATATACTCGCCAGTCTTCTTCGCGTCTTTATACTCATCTATTATGATTTATTCTGCTTCCTTACACCATTGCTGGTGCTTTTACTTCAATTGGAGGCAGTGCTTGCAGACCCGCCGTGTTCAGGAAGTTCCACGGTTTGTTGTAATGTGGCTGGAAGAAGAAGTCGATGAAGGCCAGCTCATCTACGGTCATGTTGTTTTGGATGCAGACCGAGATCGTATTAATCGATTGAGTCAGATCAACCTGTGACATTACTTGTGCTCCGACGATGCGACGAGTAGCCTGTTCATATACCACTTTAAGCAACAGTTTCTCCGCCGTTGGCATGAACTCCGGACGGTAGCTGTCTTCCAGTACCACGGCTTCCACAATCAGACCTTCGTCAGCAGCAGACGTTTCCGTCATGCCTGTACCCGCGATATTTTGCTCATAAATTTTGATACCCGATGTGCCTTGTGTACCCATATACGGTGTCGTAGGACGAACCAGGTTACGGGCTACGAGTGTACCCATCCGCACGGCGTTAGTCGCCAGTGGAATGTACGCTGCTTTGCCTGTCGGATTGTAATGAATAGCACAGCTGTCACCCGCAGCGAAGACGTCTTTTTGACTGGTTTGCATATATTTATCCACGACGATCGCACCGTTCGGCAGCATATCCACTTGGCCTTTGAGTAGCTCTGTATTCGGACGGAAGCCGATGCACAGAATAACCAAATCGGTTTCAAACTCCCCTTTGGACGTGATTACCTTAGTCACTTTGCCATTCTCTCCAGTAAATTTCTGTACCGTTTGACCGAGAGCCAGCTTGATACCGCGTCCAGTCAACGTATCTTCGATC belongs to Paenibacillus sp. FSL H8-0079 and includes:
- a CDS encoding IS1182 family transposase → MYIQYTMDQLFLPMDLETDIPKNHLVRVVNNAINRLSDSIFNSAYPGGGRHSYHPKMLTKIIIYAYTQRIYSSRQIAKAVRENIMFMWIAGRQQPDFRTINRFRSERMKEVLETVFTHVLELLVQEQYVSLDHYFLDGTKLEANANRYTFVWKKAVVKHQAKLQEKVHTLFQAIEEAENEEDTLHTGTDLPELGEVSALTAEKLEQAVKQLEEKLSEKPKSKTLKKAVRQLCKDFLPRLQKYEHQIQTAGERGSYSKTDPDATFMRMKEDHMRNGQLKPGYNVQIGTENQFVLGYSVHQRPTDTKCLKPHLDHLEEQLGKRVKTVIADAGYGSEENYSYLEEKNIHGIVKYGTYHKEKTRAWKQALGKVDHWSYNETEDTWTCAAGQTLPFRYESQAVTESGYAIRTRHYRSADCSECPLKTKCTTAKGNREITVSLTYMRQKNEMRERLRSEEGYTLSVRRMTEPESVFGQIKNNRGFRRFLLRGLQKVSLEVGWLCLAHNLLKKATLTEKRKKDKAE
- a CDS encoding FAD-dependent oxidoreductase — encoded protein: MKIAVIGCTHAGTAAIVNTAKLYPDATITVYERNDNISFLSCGIALYVGGVVKDPDGLFYSSPNQLADLGVVTKMLHEVTAVDAKGHTLQAKNLQTGEEFEDTFDKLIVTTGSWPVVPKLEGIEMDNILLCKNYNHSNTIIEKAKDAKRVTVVGAGYIGVELVEAFQMNGKEVTLIDSVDRILNKYLDPEFTDAIEDTLTGRGIKLALGQTVQKFTGENGKVTKVITSKGEFETDLVILCIGFRPNTELLKGQVDMLPNGAIVVDKYMQTSQKDVFAAGDSCAIHYNPTGKAAYIPLATNAVRMGTLVARNLVRPTTPYMGTQGTSGIKIYEQNIAGTGMTETSAADEGLIVEAVVLEDSYRPEFMPTAEKLLLKVVYEQATRRIVGAQVMSQVDLTQSINTISVCIQNNMTVDELAFIDFFFQPHYNKPWNFLNTAGLQALPPIEVKAPAMV